The Pseudomonas sp. FP2309 genome has a window encoding:
- a CDS encoding amidohydrolase family protein codes for MKYDTLIRQALIIDGSNSPGYVADVGLRDGRIETIGDLSAALAEHELDATGRVLAPGFIDVHTHDDTVVIRHPQMLPKLSQGVTTVIVGNCGISASPVSLRGDPPDPMNLLGTREAFTYPRFSDYRHAVENAHPAVNVAALIGHTALRSNHMDDLHRSATPVEIAAMRVQLHDSLEAGALGLSTGLAYASAFNAETDEVLQLSEELTAYGAVYTTHLRSEFEPVLEAMDEAFLIGRHANAPVIISHLKCAGAGNWGRSPQLLAALEAAAKTHPVGCDCYPYAASSSTLDLKQVTDAFRITITWSTPYPQKGGRDLQDIASEWGVSLMDAARRLQPAGAVYYGMDEADVRRILAHPLSMVGSDGLPDDPFPHPRLWGAFPRVLGHFSRDVGLFPLHTAVHKMTGLSAARFGLSERGEIREGHWADLVLFDPLRVRDVADFNAPERAAEGIEGVWVNGVLSYRDGHANGQRPGRFLARSGDLRLGFSSL; via the coding sequence ATGAAGTACGACACGCTGATTCGCCAGGCGCTGATCATCGATGGCAGCAACAGCCCTGGCTACGTGGCCGATGTGGGGCTGCGCGATGGGCGTATCGAGACGATCGGCGATTTGTCGGCGGCGCTGGCCGAGCATGAGCTCGACGCAACCGGGCGCGTGCTGGCGCCGGGTTTTATCGATGTGCACACCCACGATGACACCGTAGTGATCCGCCACCCGCAGATGCTGCCCAAGCTCAGCCAGGGCGTGACCACGGTGATCGTCGGCAACTGCGGCATCAGCGCGTCGCCGGTCAGTTTGCGCGGTGATCCGCCGGACCCGATGAACCTGCTGGGCACCCGCGAGGCGTTCACGTATCCGCGTTTCAGCGATTACCGTCACGCGGTGGAAAACGCCCACCCGGCGGTTAACGTGGCGGCGTTGATCGGCCACACGGCGCTGCGCAGCAACCATATGGATGACCTGCACCGCAGCGCCACGCCGGTTGAAATCGCGGCCATGCGCGTGCAGTTGCACGACAGTCTCGAAGCCGGTGCCCTGGGGTTATCCACAGGCCTGGCCTACGCCAGCGCATTCAATGCCGAGACTGATGAAGTGTTGCAACTCAGTGAGGAACTGACCGCGTACGGCGCGGTGTACACCACCCATTTGCGCAGCGAGTTCGAGCCGGTGCTGGAGGCGATGGACGAGGCGTTTTTGATCGGCCGACACGCCAATGCGCCGGTGATCATTTCCCACCTCAAGTGCGCCGGTGCCGGTAACTGGGGACGTAGCCCGCAACTGTTGGCGGCGCTGGAAGCTGCGGCGAAAACCCATCCGGTGGGCTGCGACTGTTATCCCTATGCGGCCAGTTCTTCGACCCTGGACCTCAAGCAGGTGACCGATGCATTCCGCATCACCATCACCTGGTCGACGCCGTACCCGCAGAAAGGCGGTCGCGACCTGCAGGACATTGCCAGTGAGTGGGGTGTTTCGCTGATGGACGCGGCGCGCCGCCTGCAACCCGCGGGGGCGGTCTATTACGGCATGGACGAGGCGGATGTGCGGCGCATCCTGGCGCATCCATTGTCAATGGTGGGCTCCGATGGTTTACCGGATGACCCGTTTCCACACCCGCGCCTGTGGGGCGCGTTCCCACGGGTATTGGGGCACTTCAGCCGCGATGTCGGGCTGTTCCCGTTGCACACCGCCGTGCATAAGATGACCGGTCTGTCGGCGGCGCGCTTTGGCTTGTCGGAACGCGGAGAAATTCGTGAAGGGCACTGGGCGGACCTGGTGTTGTTCGACCCGTTGCGGGTGCGTGACGTGGCGGATTTCAACGCGCCTGAACGCGCGGCAGAAGGCATCGAGGGCGTGTGGGTCAATGGCGTGTTGAGCTACCGCGACGGGCACGCGAACGGTCAGCGGCCGGGGCGGTTCTTGGCGCGCAGCGGGGATTTGCGTCTCGGGTTTTCGTCTTTATAG
- a CDS encoding MurR/RpiR family transcriptional regulator: MDILYQIRARQASFSAGEGRIAQLMLDDVGFAASASLEALSQRAEVSTATLSRFARSVGCRDLRDLRLQLAQASGVGSRFLDPAGLPEQSAFHRQILGDIEATLRQHLSGFDQAGFVDAVGLLNRARMIHAFGMGGASSVCSDELQVRLVRLGYPIAACHDPVMMRVTAATLGPEHVLLVCSLTGLTPELLDVVALARNYDAHIIAITLADSPLAGLADVVLPLQPAETSFIYKPTAARYGMLLAIDLLATELALALPDDNQERLRRIKLALDEYRGGPDSLPLGD, translated from the coding sequence ATGGACATCCTCTACCAGATCCGCGCCCGCCAGGCGTCCTTCAGCGCCGGCGAAGGGCGCATCGCCCAGTTGATGCTCGATGACGTGGGCTTTGCCGCGTCGGCCAGCCTGGAAGCGTTGTCCCAGCGCGCCGAGGTGAGTACGGCAACCTTGTCGCGGTTTGCCCGCAGTGTCGGTTGTCGCGACCTGCGTGATCTGCGCCTGCAACTGGCGCAGGCCAGTGGCGTCGGCAGTCGGTTTCTGGACCCGGCGGGGTTGCCCGAGCAGTCGGCATTCCACCGCCAGATTCTCGGCGATATCGAGGCGACGTTGCGTCAGCATTTGTCGGGGTTTGATCAGGCGGGGTTTGTCGATGCGGTAGGCCTGCTGAATAGGGCGCGGATGATCCATGCGTTTGGGATGGGCGGCGCGTCGAGTGTGTGCAGCGATGAATTGCAGGTACGCCTGGTTCGCCTGGGCTATCCGATTGCCGCCTGTCATGACCCGGTGATGATGCGGGTCACGGCGGCGACGTTGGGCCCTGAGCATGTGCTGCTCGTCTGCTCGCTCACCGGTCTGACCCCGGAGCTGCTCGACGTGGTGGCACTGGCGCGCAACTACGATGCACACATCATCGCCATCACCCTGGCCGACTCCCCCCTGGCGGGGCTGGCGGACGTGGTGCTGCCGCTGCAACCGGCCGAAACCAGCTTTATCTACAAACCCACGGCGGCGCGCTACGGCATGCTGCTGGCCATCGACCTGCTCGCCACCGAGCTGGCGCTGGCCCTGCCGGACGACAACCAGGAACGCCTGCGCCGGATCAAACTGGCCTTGGACGAATATCGTGGCGGCCCCGATAGCCTGCCGCTTGGAGACTGA
- a CDS encoding gluconate:H+ symporter, with translation MAASPGFGLLAYAAIAIIALIVLIARYRLNPFIVITLVSIGLALMAGMPADTIMGSYEAGVGKTLGHIALVVALGTMLGKMMAESGGAEQVARTLINRFGERNAHWAMVCIAFLVGLPLFFEVGFVLLVPIAFTVARRVGVSILMVGLPMVAGLSVVHALVPPHPAAMMAVLAYNASVGQTVLYAILIGIPTAIIAGPVYAKFIVPRIHLPAENPLERQFIEREPRTRLPSFALTMGTILLPVVLMMIGGWANVIATPGTGFNQFLLFIGNSVIALLLATLVSFWTLGLAQGFNRESILKFTNECLAPTASITLLVGAGGGLNRILVDAGVTDEILGLAHAFHLSPLVMGWLFAALMRIATGSATVAMTTASGVVAPVAMGLGYPHPELLVLATGAGSVIFSHVNDGGFWLIKEYFNMTVIQTFKTWTVLETLISLVAFALTYGLSLLL, from the coding sequence ATGGCTGCATCACCGGGCTTCGGGCTATTGGCATACGCTGCCATCGCCATCATTGCTTTGATCGTGCTGATCGCACGTTACCGGCTCAATCCGTTTATCGTCATCACCTTGGTGTCCATCGGCCTGGCGTTGATGGCCGGGATGCCCGCAGACACGATCATGGGGTCTTACGAAGCGGGGGTGGGCAAGACCCTGGGGCATATCGCACTGGTGGTGGCGCTGGGCACCATGCTTGGCAAGATGATGGCCGAGTCCGGCGGCGCCGAGCAGGTCGCGCGCACGTTGATCAACCGTTTCGGCGAGCGCAATGCCCATTGGGCCATGGTGTGCATCGCCTTTCTGGTGGGGCTGCCGCTGTTTTTCGAAGTGGGGTTTGTGTTGCTGGTGCCGATCGCGTTTACCGTGGCGCGGCGTGTGGGGGTGTCGATCCTGATGGTCGGCTTGCCGATGGTCGCCGGCCTGTCGGTGGTGCATGCGCTGGTGCCACCGCACCCGGCTGCGATGATGGCGGTGCTGGCATACAACGCGTCGGTGGGTCAGACCGTGCTGTATGCGATTTTGATCGGCATTCCTACGGCGATCATCGCCGGCCCGGTCTACGCCAAATTCATCGTGCCGCGCATACACCTGCCGGCGGAAAACCCGTTGGAGCGCCAGTTTATCGAGCGCGAACCGCGCACGCGTCTGCCGAGCTTCGCGCTGACCATGGGCACGATCCTGTTGCCTGTGGTGTTGATGATGATCGGCGGCTGGGCGAATGTGATAGCCACGCCGGGCACGGGGTTCAACCAGTTCCTGTTGTTTATCGGCAACTCGGTGATCGCGCTGTTGCTGGCGACTCTGGTGAGTTTCTGGACCCTGGGGCTGGCCCAGGGTTTTAACCGTGAGTCGATCCTCAAGTTCACCAATGAGTGCCTGGCACCGACCGCGAGCATCACCTTGCTGGTGGGCGCTGGCGGCGGGTTGAACCGCATCCTGGTGGACGCCGGCGTGACTGACGAAATACTTGGCCTGGCCCATGCGTTTCATCTGTCGCCGCTGGTGATGGGCTGGCTGTTCGCGGCGCTGATGCGCATTGCGACCGGCTCGGCCACCGTGGCCATGACCACCGCGTCCGGCGTGGTTGCGCCGGTGGCGATGGGCTTGGGTTATCCACACCCTGAATTGTTGGTGTTGGCCACCGGCGCAGGTTCAGTGATCTTTTCCCACGTGAATGACGGCGGCTTCTGGCTGATCAAGGAATACTTCAATATGACGGTGATCCAGACCTTCAAGACCTGGACCGTCTTGGAGACCCTGATCTCACTGGTCGCTTTCGCTTTGACGTACGGCCTTTCGCTGTTGTTGTGA
- a CDS encoding lysozyme inhibitor LprI family protein — translation MIRTTLATGALILAVCGTAAAADDSALKKCMDGASTTADMVSCNVKEAKVQDTRLNNAYKTALAAQEGTRRQQLQDLQRLWIKYRDANCGFVGSATGGTIDQVNGTGCVLDMTQARAQELEDLVGP, via the coding sequence ATGATTCGCACCACACTCGCCACCGGCGCGCTGATCCTCGCCGTGTGCGGCACGGCGGCGGCCGCCGACGATTCCGCGCTGAAAAAATGCATGGACGGCGCCAGCACCACCGCTGACATGGTCAGTTGCAACGTCAAGGAAGCCAAGGTCCAGGACACACGCCTGAACAACGCCTACAAGACCGCCCTCGCCGCCCAGGAAGGTACGCGCAGACAACAACTGCAGGACCTGCAGCGCCTGTGGATAAAATACCGCGATGCCAATTGTGGGTTTGTCGGCTCAGCGACCGGCGGCACCATCGATCAGGTCAATGGCACCGGCTGCGTGCTGGACATGACCCAGGCACGCGCCCAGGAGCTGGAAGACCTCGTAGGGCCTTGA
- a CDS encoding SulP family inorganic anion transporter: protein MTLTRLRADALAGLTTSFALLPECIAFALVAHLNPLMGLYGAFIICTLTALFGGRPGMVSGAAGSMAVVIVALVVQHGVEYLLATVLLGGLIMVAFGLLRLGKLVRMVPHSVMLGFVNGLAIIIALAQLEHFKSGEAWLSGTPLYVMVGLVAVTMAIVYLLPRITRAVPPALVAILGVGLAVYLLGLPTRTLGDMAHIAGGLPTFALPQIPWTLETLGIIAPYAFLMAMVGLLETLLTLNLTDEITETRGYPDRESVALGAANMVSGLFGGMGGCAMIGQTVINLSSGGRGRFSGVFAGVMILLFILFLSPLIERIPLAALVGVMFVVSQQTFAWASLRVINKVPFNDVLVIIAVTVITVFTDLATAVLCGIVIAALNFAWQQARELYADEHLEADGSKLYRLHGTLFFASTTPFLNQFDPANDPAHVTLDCRHLSFVDYSAIAALMTLRERYTKAGKHLRVLHLSERCKKLLKRAKVHHD from the coding sequence ATGACTCTCACCCGTCTACGCGCCGATGCCCTGGCCGGCCTCACCACGTCTTTTGCATTGCTGCCCGAATGCATCGCCTTTGCCCTGGTGGCTCATCTCAACCCGCTGATGGGCCTCTACGGTGCCTTTATCATCTGCACGCTGACAGCGTTGTTCGGCGGGCGGCCGGGCATGGTTTCGGGCGCGGCCGGGTCGATGGCGGTGGTGATCGTGGCGCTGGTGGTACAACACGGCGTGGAGTATCTGCTGGCGACGGTGCTGCTGGGCGGGTTGATCATGGTCGCCTTCGGTTTGCTGCGCCTGGGCAAGCTGGTGCGCATGGTGCCGCATTCGGTGATGCTGGGGTTCGTCAACGGCCTGGCGATCATCATTGCCCTGGCCCAACTGGAACATTTCAAGAGCGGTGAAGCCTGGCTCAGCGGCACGCCGTTGTATGTGATGGTCGGTCTCGTCGCGGTGACCATGGCCATTGTATACCTGCTGCCGCGCATCACCCGCGCGGTGCCGCCGGCCCTGGTGGCGATCCTCGGCGTGGGCCTGGCGGTGTACCTGCTTGGCCTGCCAACCCGTACCCTCGGCGACATGGCGCACATCGCAGGCGGCCTGCCAACGTTCGCGTTGCCGCAGATTCCCTGGACCCTGGAAACCCTCGGCATCATCGCCCCCTATGCATTCCTGATGGCCATGGTCGGCCTGCTGGAAACCTTGCTGACCCTGAACCTCACCGACGAAATCACCGAAACCCGTGGCTACCCCGACCGCGAAAGCGTGGCCCTGGGCGCGGCGAACATGGTCTCGGGCCTGTTCGGCGGCATGGGCGGTTGCGCGATGATCGGGCAAACCGTGATCAACTTGAGCTCCGGTGGGCGCGGGCGTTTCTCGGGGGTGTTTGCCGGGGTGATGATCCTGCTGTTCATTTTGTTTCTGTCACCGCTGATCGAGCGGATACCGCTGGCGGCGCTGGTGGGGGTGATGTTCGTGGTGTCCCAGCAGACTTTCGCCTGGGCGTCGCTGCGGGTGATCAACAAGGTGCCGTTCAACGACGTGCTGGTGATTATCGCGGTCACGGTAATCACCGTGTTCACCGACCTGGCGACCGCCGTGCTGTGCGGAATCGTGATCGCGGCGCTGAATTTCGCCTGGCAGCAGGCCCGTGAGCTGTATGCCGATGAGCACCTGGAAGCCGACGGCAGCAAGCTCTACCGTCTGCATGGCACCTTGTTCTTTGCCTCGACCACGCCGTTTTTGAACCAGTTCGACCCGGCCAATGACCCCGCTCACGTGACGCTCGACTGTCGCCACCTGAGCTTTGTCGACTACTCAGCGATTGCCGCGCTGATGACCTTGCGCGAGCGCTACACCAAGGCCGGCAAGCACCTGCGGGTGCTGCATCTGTCGGAGCGCTGCAAGAAACTGCTCAAGCGGGCGAAGGTCCATCACGATTAG
- a CDS encoding LysR family transcriptional regulator, with protein sequence MKARSDELQIFVSVIECGSISAAAEQVGQTPSAVSRTLSRLEAKLDTTLINRTTRRMDLTEEGKYFFEQAKLILAQMDELEERLSSRRENPARRLRINAAVPFMLHGIVPYIAEFRRLYPDIQLELNSDDLIIDLLEQSTDIAIRIGALSDSTLHARSLGCTPLHILASPDYLKQHGAPTTVAELADHTLLGFTQTETLNHWPLRHVEGDRWLIQPGIAASSGETLRQLALEGQGICCLSNFMASADIDAGRLVPVLEAFNSGYRQPIHAVFYRNSQLALRIQCFLDFIQTKLARYAC encoded by the coding sequence GTGAAAGCCCGATCCGATGAGCTACAGATCTTCGTCAGCGTGATCGAGTGCGGCTCGATTTCGGCGGCGGCGGAGCAGGTCGGGCAGACGCCGTCGGCGGTCAGCCGGACTTTGTCGCGCCTGGAAGCCAAGCTCGATACAACGCTGATCAATCGGACCACGCGGCGCATGGACCTGACCGAAGAGGGCAAGTACTTCTTCGAACAGGCCAAGCTGATCCTGGCGCAGATGGATGAGCTCGAAGAGCGCCTGTCCTCGCGCCGGGAGAACCCCGCCAGACGCCTGCGTATCAACGCCGCCGTGCCGTTCATGTTGCACGGGATCGTGCCGTACATTGCCGAGTTTCGCCGCCTTTACCCGGACATCCAGCTGGAACTCAACAGCGATGACCTGATCATCGACCTGCTGGAGCAGAGTACCGACATCGCCATCCGCATCGGTGCCCTGTCCGACTCCACCCTGCACGCGCGCTCACTGGGCTGCACGCCCCTGCATATCCTCGCCAGCCCGGACTACCTTAAGCAACACGGCGCGCCGACCACGGTGGCCGAGTTGGCCGACCACACCTTGCTGGGTTTCACCCAGACCGAAACCCTCAACCACTGGCCGCTGCGTCATGTAGAGGGCGACCGCTGGCTGATCCAGCCGGGCATTGCCGCGTCCAGCGGCGAAACCCTGCGCCAGTTGGCGCTGGAAGGGCAGGGTATTTGCTGCCTGTCGAACTTCATGGCCAGCGCCGACATCGACGCCGGGCGCCTGGTGCCGGTGCTGGAAGCGTTCAACAGTGGTTATCGTCAGCCGATCCACGCAGTGTTCTACCGCAACTCGCAATTGGCGTTGCGCATCCAGTGTTTCCTCGACTTTATCCAGACCAAGCTGGCGCGGTATGCCTGCTGA
- a CDS encoding NAD(P)H-dependent oxidoreductase, giving the protein MKKVLLLNGGKKFAHSDGRYNATLHDTAAAVLDRGGIDVKVTHIDEGYDVAEEVAKFLWADVIIYQMPGWWMGAPWIVKKYIDEVFTEGHGSLYASDGRTRSDASQKYGSGGLIRGKQYMLSLTWNAPQQAFDDPSDFFDAKGVDAVYFPFHKANQFLGMTALPTFLCVDVMKRPAIDADVARYEQHLAQVFDLPV; this is encoded by the coding sequence ATGAAAAAAGTACTCCTGCTCAACGGCGGTAAAAAATTCGCTCACTCCGACGGCCGTTACAACGCCACCCTGCATGACACCGCAGCGGCTGTGCTGGACCGTGGTGGTATCGACGTCAAGGTCACGCATATCGACGAGGGTTATGACGTGGCCGAAGAGGTCGCCAAATTCCTCTGGGCCGACGTGATCATTTACCAGATGCCCGGCTGGTGGATGGGCGCGCCGTGGATCGTCAAAAAGTACATCGACGAAGTCTTCACCGAAGGCCATGGCAGCCTGTACGCCAGCGACGGCCGTACCCGTTCCGATGCGTCGCAGAAATACGGCAGCGGCGGCCTGATCAGGGGCAAACAGTACATGCTGTCCCTGACGTGGAACGCGCCGCAGCAAGCCTTCGACGACCCGAGTGATTTCTTCGACGCCAAGGGCGTGGACGCGGTGTACTTCCCGTTCCACAAGGCCAACCAATTTTTGGGCATGACCGCGTTGCCGACCTTCCTGTGTGTGGACGTGATGAAGCGTCCGGCCATCGACGCTGACGTGGCGCGCTATGAACAGCATCTGGCGCAGGTCTTCGACCTCCCGGTGTAA